One part of the Oncorhynchus kisutch isolate 150728-3 linkage group LG22, Okis_V2, whole genome shotgun sequence genome encodes these proteins:
- the LOC109867793 gene encoding hepatocyte growth factor-like, translating into MWIYNIIFSLLIVCYSECRRNALQDYQRSDGVRLVQLPDSALHTKSRKLSIVKCARGCSRNKILLFTCRAFLYDQKNRKCQWLSFDRNSPGVQSQHDFNYQLYQKKAYVQECIVGTGVNYRGRRSVTASGIRCQAWASPFPHEHNFLPRRNRKKELTNNYCRNPDNAISGPWCFTTDPNVRHQDCGVPECLQVECVSCNGERYRGPMDHTETGRECQRWDLEEPHKHLFHPKRYPDKGLDDNYCRNPDGRQRPWCFTLDAHTSWEYCNITACPSDSVGEVDVTTRCFLGRGEGYRGTVAVTPSGVTCQRWDSQYPHNHTYIPQDYRCKDLRENYCRNPDGLDLPWCFTSDPNVRKAFCTNILRCGTQSTEPHDCYEGNGESYRGEVSRTRSGLLCSLWTDHSWDRDAAVLTVGQEASFCRNPDRDTHGPWCYTNSTAMPWDYCSIKPCVPSKNTIPQRVEVSNVSCFIHKTTRIVGGAPVAITDGSWMVSIQKRSSHWCGGSLIREEWVLTDRQCFSSCVPDLSEYRVWLGVSDLRGLAPNSSFRQEVSISHVICGPEGSNLALIRLAQPALPADSVHTIQLPVAGCSIADGSMCSMHGWGETKGTGHEGVLKVVHLPMVSNERCSEQHRGNLHITDTKICAGGRKDEGVCERDYGGPLVCQEGESRVIVGVSVHGRGCARANRPGIFINVPFYTQWIHKVFRHYPEPQIN; encoded by the exons ATGTGGATTTACAACATTATTTTTAGTCTCTTAATCGTCTGTTATTCAG agtgcaGGAGGAATGCATTACAGGACTACCAGAGGAGTGATGGCGTGAGATTGGTCCAACTGCCAGACTCTGCCCTCCATACCAAAAGCAGGAAGTTGAGCATTGTGAAGTGTGCCCGTGGTTGCAGCCGCAACAAGATACTGCTCTTCACCTGCAG aGCGTTCTTGTATGATCAGAAAAACAGGAAATGCCAGTGGTTGTCATTTGACAGGAACTCACCAGGAGTCCAAAGCCAACATGACTTCAACTACCAACTCTACCAGAAGAAAG CCTATGTGCAGGAGTGCATAGTGGGGACAGGAGTGAACTACAGAGGGAGAAGGTCTGTAACGGCCAGTGGAATCAGGTGCCAAGCCTGGGCCTCTCCTTTCCCTCATGAACACAA TTTCCTACCAAGGAGGAACAGGAAGAAGGAGCTGACAAACAACTACTGTCGTAACCCTGACAACGCTATTTCAGGACCATGGTGCTTCACTACAGACCCCAACGTCAGACACCAGGACTGTGGAGTACCTGAGTGCTTACAAG TGGAGTGTGTGAGCTGTAATGGGGAACGCTACAGAGGTCCCATGGATCACACAGAGACGGGACGGGAGTGTCAACGCTGGGACCTAGAGGAACCACACAAACACCTCTTCCACCCcaagag GTATCCTGATAAAGGCCTAGATGACAACTATTGTAGGAACCCAGATGGACGTCAACGACCGTGGTGTTTCACCCTGGATGCACACACATCCTGGGAGTACTGCAACATCACAGCCTgcc CCTCAGACAGTGTGGGAGAGGTAGATGTGACTACCAGGTGTTTCCTGGGTCGAGGTGAGGGCTACAGagggacagtagcagtaacaccCAGTGGGGTGACCTGTCAACGCTGGGACTCACAGTACCcccacaaccacacatacataccccAGGACTATCGCTGCAA agaCCTGAGGGAGAACTACTGCAGGAACCCTGACGGCCTTGACCTCCCATGGTGCTTCACTTCAGACCCTAACGTTCGCAAGGCATTCTGCACCAACATCCTCCGCTGTGGCACACAGAGTACTGAACCCCATG ACTGCTACGAGGGCAACGGAGAGAGCTACAGAGGAGAGGTATCTAGGACCAGGTCAGGTCTTCTCTGTTCCCTCTGGACAGACCACAG TTGGGACAGAGATGCAGCGGTGCTGACTGTGGGACAGGAGGCGAGTTTCTGTAGGAACCCAGACAGAGACACTCATGGCCCCTGGTGTTATACTAACAGCACTGCTATGCCCTGGGACTACTGCAGCATCAAACCat GTGTACCATCAAAGAACACCATTCCACAGAGAG TGGAGGTGTCCAATGTGTCATGTTTCATCCATAAGACGACCAGGATAGTAGGAGGAGCTCCAGTCGCCATCACAGACGGAAGCTGGATGGTCAGCATACAGaaacg GTCCAGTCACTGGTGTGGAGGTTCTCTCATACGAGAGGAGTGGGTCCTCACTGACAGACAATGCTTCTCCTCATG TGTTCCAGACCTGAGTGAGTATCGTGTGTGGTTAGGTGTATCAGACCTTCGTGGCTTGGCTCCTAACAGCTCCTTCAGACAGGAAGTCTCCATCTCCCATGTGATCTGTGGTCCTGAGGGCTCCAACCTGGCCCTCATACGGCTGGCTCA GCCTGCCCTCCCTGCAGACAGTGTCCACACCATTCAGCTGCCGGTGGCTGGGTGCTCCATTGCTGATGGCTCGATGTGTAGCATGCATGGATGGGGCGAGAccaaag GTACGGGTCATGAAGGTGTACTGAAGGTAGTCCATCTGCCCATGGTCAGTAATGAGAGGTGTAGTGAACAACACAGAGGGAACCTCCACATCACAGACACCAAGATTTGCGCTGGGGGGAGGAAGGACGAGGGCGTCTGTGAG AGGGACTATGGCGGCCCCTTGGTGTgccaggaaggagagagcagggtcATAGTGGGGGTCAGTGTCCATGGCAGAGGCTGTGCCCGTGCCAATCGGCCTGGCATCTTCATCAACGTCCCCTTCTACACCCAGTGGATCCACAAGGTGTTCCGACACTACCCCGAACCTCAGATCAACTAG